One window of Anaerolineales bacterium genomic DNA carries:
- a CDS encoding adenylate/guanylate cyclase domain-containing protein — MALPSGTVTFLFTDIEGSTTLWEKYPEAMKTALAEHDSILRAAVESNYGHIIKTTGDGVHAAFEKAQDAVHATVEAQRALQTSEFFKNSEISLRVRMGLHTGEAELRDGDYYGQSLNRAARIMSVAHGGQILLSNATAEVIRDDLSPAITLQDLNEHRLKDLARPEHIYQVNHADFRLDFPPIKSLNSLPNNLPVQLTSFIGRGKEIGEIKDAINSGRFITLTGSGGTGKTRLSQEVGAQLLTSFQHGVWFVELAPLSDEAQIIPALAQVFGLQELPFNPLAKLVEDYLRDKKLLLILDNCEHLIAGCARLADHLLHQCAGLKILASSREALGIAGEVAYRTPSLADSESTQLFVDRAHAANSNFKLTDANASSVAQICHRLDGIPLAIELAAARTKLLSAEQIATRLDDMFRLLVGGSRTALPRQQTLRALIDWSYDLLYDEEKRLLQFASVFVGGWTLEALEFVAEEPSTLELLEQLVNKSLVVTEEHAGQMRYFLLETIRQYGREKLLEAKQAAAARDRHFIHYKNSSSGLWDVSLVSSESKIKRLRAMQVEMENLRTAFEWGLQNDAQDALDLATNIAMCMSMTGGQLEGITVLKAAMEKFRALPPAAGGDAERVRKEIYAHGCFNMGMLLQGTNEIMLSRSTLQEAIAIARELSDRHMLGMALEMYANASAMIKAEDTLAATQEGLEIFREINDSAGMAMAYGNLARWESIHGNYQEAEKYVALLQAHMKDTPISLQSGFTNLGLGIGARARGHFDRAQRHFTEGLRIFSQMGHKGMVMGMTSEMAHTQRALGNFTEAKKTYFETIKAYQNYGNRPAVAHQLECFAMIAVVEEEPQRAAKLFGAADAIREATGHKPTDEEQAEEAQFITRLHAMLSDTEFNILWAEGKSMTMEQAIQLALG; from the coding sequence ATGGCTCTCCCTTCCGGCACGGTAACATTTCTTTTTACCGACATCGAAGGCTCGACCACGCTTTGGGAGAAATATCCCGAAGCGATGAAAACCGCGCTGGCAGAGCATGATTCAATCTTGAGGGCGGCTGTCGAATCCAACTACGGACACATTATCAAAACCACTGGCGACGGAGTCCATGCGGCATTTGAAAAAGCACAGGATGCCGTCCACGCGACTGTTGAAGCGCAGCGCGCCTTACAGACCTCGGAATTTTTCAAGAACTCCGAGATCTCATTGCGTGTTCGTATGGGGCTCCACACGGGGGAAGCGGAACTGCGCGACGGCGACTACTATGGTCAATCCCTCAACCGCGCGGCTCGGATCATGTCCGTGGCGCATGGCGGGCAAATCTTGCTTTCGAATGCCACCGCAGAAGTCATCCGCGATGACTTGTCTCCAGCCATCACACTGCAGGATTTAAATGAGCATCGCCTCAAAGACTTGGCAAGGCCAGAACACATTTATCAAGTTAACCATGCAGATTTTAGACTGGATTTTCCACCGATCAAGTCGCTCAACTCGCTTCCAAACAATCTGCCTGTCCAATTGACATCCTTCATCGGGCGCGGGAAGGAAATAGGAGAAATAAAGGACGCGATCAACTCGGGGCGTTTCATCACGCTGACTGGTTCAGGCGGAACAGGCAAAACGCGTCTCTCCCAGGAAGTTGGCGCGCAACTACTAACATCTTTTCAGCATGGCGTGTGGTTCGTGGAACTCGCGCCGCTCAGCGATGAGGCGCAGATCATCCCTGCATTGGCGCAGGTGTTTGGTTTGCAGGAACTGCCGTTCAATCCGTTGGCGAAACTTGTCGAAGATTATCTGCGCGATAAAAAGCTGCTGCTCATTCTCGATAACTGCGAGCATCTCATCGCAGGTTGTGCGCGGCTTGCGGATCATTTGCTCCATCAATGCGCGGGACTCAAGATTCTTGCGAGCAGCCGCGAGGCGTTGGGGATTGCAGGTGAGGTTGCTTATCGGACTCCATCGCTTGCGGATTCGGAATCGACTCAACTTTTTGTGGATCGCGCCCACGCGGCGAACTCCAACTTCAAGCTGACCGATGCAAACGCATCTTCCGTCGCACAAATCTGCCACCGTCTCGACGGCATTCCTTTGGCGATAGAACTCGCCGCCGCACGGACGAAACTCCTTTCCGCGGAACAGATCGCCACGCGGCTGGATGATATGTTCCGTTTGCTGGTCGGCGGTAGTCGAACCGCGTTGCCACGTCAACAGACTCTGCGCGCGCTGATCGATTGGAGTTACGACTTACTCTACGATGAAGAGAAACGCCTGTTGCAATTCGCGTCGGTCTTTGTCGGCGGGTGGACGTTGGAAGCGCTGGAGTTCGTCGCGGAAGAACCGTCCACGCTGGAGTTGTTGGAGCAGCTTGTCAACAAGTCGCTGGTGGTGACGGAAGAACACGCAGGGCAGATGCGTTACTTCCTGTTGGAGACGATCCGGCAATACGGGAGGGAAAAGCTGTTAGAAGCGAAGCAGGCTGCGGCAGCGCGTGATCGGCACTTCATCCACTATAAAAATAGTTCGAGCGGATTATGGGATGTCAGTCTCGTATCAAGCGAGTCTAAAATCAAAAGATTGAGAGCCATGCAAGTGGAAATGGAAAACCTGCGCACGGCATTCGAATGGGGTTTGCAAAATGATGCGCAGGATGCATTGGATCTGGCAACGAACATTGCAATGTGCATGAGCATGACTGGGGGGCAGCTGGAGGGTATCACGGTCCTCAAAGCGGCAATGGAGAAGTTTCGCGCTCTGCCGCCCGCCGCAGGTGGCGACGCCGAACGTGTTCGAAAAGAAATATATGCTCATGGATGTTTTAACATGGGGATGCTGCTGCAGGGCACGAATGAAATTATGTTGTCGCGCAGTACCTTGCAGGAAGCCATTGCCATTGCCCGTGAACTCAGTGATAGACATATGCTGGGCATGGCTCTGGAAATGTACGCGAACGCCTCTGCCATGATCAAAGCCGAGGATACCCTTGCCGCCACACAGGAGGGTCTTGAAATCTTTAGAGAGATCAATGATAGCGCTGGGATGGCGATGGCGTATGGCAACCTGGCGCGCTGGGAATCGATCCACGGCAATTATCAGGAGGCAGAAAAATATGTGGCTTTGCTTCAGGCGCATATGAAAGATACGCCCATCTCTTTGCAGTCGGGTTTTACCAATTTGGGGCTGGGGATCGGCGCACGTGCGCGGGGTCACTTTGACCGTGCCCAACGTCACTTTACTGAAGGACTCAGGATCTTCAGTCAGATGGGGCACAAAGGTATGGTCATGGGGATGACATCCGAGATGGCGCACACACAACGCGCCCTGGGTAATTTCACGGAAGCCAAGAAAACCTACTTTGAGACCATCAAGGCTTATCAAAATTATGGCAATCGTCCCGCCGTGGCACATCAACTGGAATGTTTTGCGATGATCGCGGTGGTGGAGGAAGAACCGCAACGCGCTGCAAAATTATTCGGCGCGGCAGATGCCATCCGTGAGGCAACGGGTCATAAACCCACTGATGAAGAGCAAGCGGAAGAAGCGCAATTCATAACCCGACTCCATGCGATGCTATCTGATACGGAGTTCAACATACTCTGGGCAGAAGGCAAGTCCATGACGATGGAGCAGGCGATCCAGTTGGCGTTGGGTTGA
- a CDS encoding DUF4386 family protein, with product MKDNSLYKLGGFASIIVGISYVVIGITTVLLPPNLAGVPEAQSPFMFFEANRSLLMTQYWSFTIGAIFALAMIPAVSATVQHLNEGWVRWTSSLATLGFAVAILDNYWAIVVTPARAAIYTTGSEAVRAALSIPGEPQILDVQGWLASGGVGLWVFVIGLLALRGKVFPKGLAYLWIIGALTYFMSLAASVIPDLYLSGVLIAVSGIGAVLAPIGYGWMGWWLWNKAQEIAP from the coding sequence ATGAAAGATAATTCACTGTACAAACTTGGCGGGTTCGCCTCAATCATAGTAGGTATTTCATATGTCGTTATTGGGATTACCACCGTACTCCTCCCGCCTAACCTGGCTGGCGTTCCCGAGGCACAGTCACCTTTTATGTTTTTTGAAGCCAACCGCAGCTTGCTGATGACCCAATATTGGTCATTCACCATCGGAGCGATCTTTGCACTGGCAATGATCCCTGCAGTATCAGCGACGGTTCAACATCTGAACGAGGGCTGGGTGCGCTGGACTTCGTCACTGGCAACGCTCGGCTTTGCGGTAGCAATCCTTGATAACTATTGGGCTATTGTAGTAACTCCCGCCCGCGCCGCAATTTACACGACTGGCAGCGAGGCGGTCCGCGCCGCATTATCAATTCCTGGTGAGCCTCAGATCCTTGATGTTCAGGGTTGGCTTGCGAGCGGCGGAGTTGGTTTATGGGTATTCGTAATTGGTCTGTTGGCATTACGCGGCAAGGTCTTTCCAAAAGGCTTAGCCTATTTGTGGATCATTGGCGCGTTGACTTATTTCATGTCGCTCGCCGCCTCGGTCATTCCTGATCTTTATCTTTCAGGTGTGTTAATCGCCGTCTCTGGTATTGGCGCTGTTCTGGCTCCCATTGGCTATGGCTGGATGGGCTGGTGGCTTTGGAATAAAGCTCAAGAAATCGCGCCATGA
- a CDS encoding DUF2269 family protein, giving the protein MSWYLFVKYLHILAVTITTGGMFARQLVRGMAKKSDDVKTVAALTQVAHRIDRMMVIPWSNTILIFGVILAVMMKWPIFGFLQGASQNWLLVSNILLIIMLSLIPAVFIPHNKRVEAVLQNALSKGNVTPELTAMLNDQKNKVAHHVEEIITLVIAALMVLKPF; this is encoded by the coding sequence ATGAGCTGGTATTTATTCGTAAAGTATTTACACATTCTCGCCGTCACCATCACCACAGGCGGGATGTTCGCGCGGCAGTTGGTGCGCGGTATGGCAAAGAAAAGCGACGATGTAAAGACCGTTGCAGCGCTCACGCAAGTTGCACATCGAATTGACCGCATGATGGTCATCCCATGGAGTAACACCATCCTCATCTTTGGCGTCATCCTGGCAGTGATGATGAAGTGGCCCATTTTTGGCTTTCTGCAAGGCGCTTCTCAGAACTGGCTGCTGGTCTCCAATATCCTGTTGATCATCATGCTGTCCTTGATCCCTGCAGTATTCATCCCTCACAACAAAAGGGTGGAGGCGGTTCTGCAAAACGCGCTCTCAAAAGGAAACGTCACTCCTGAATTGACTGCGATGCTTAATGACCAAAAGAATAAAGTGGCGCATCATGTGGAGGAGATCATCACCCTCGTCATTGCAGCGTTGATGGTGCTCAAACCGTTCTAA
- a CDS encoding GNAT family N-acetyltransferase, translating into MDISIRRLEPNDYEAIQKIFAGPKVVWGTLQLPYPSVEIWRNRIAEVPNDMFRLVAMVGIEMAGQLDLFTSPNHPRRRHTGQIGMAVRDDFQGQGVGSALMQAATDLADNWLNLRRLELEVYCDNEPAVKLYKKFGFEIEGTLKGYAFRAGEYVDVYSMARLKSN; encoded by the coding sequence ATGGACATCTCCATCCGCCGTTTGGAACCGAACGATTACGAAGCCATACAAAAGATCTTCGCGGGTCCAAAAGTGGTTTGGGGAACACTTCAACTCCCGTATCCATCTGTCGAAATCTGGCGCAATCGCATCGCGGAAGTTCCCAACGATATGTTCAGGCTCGTAGCCATGGTGGGAATCGAGATGGCAGGGCAATTGGATTTGTTTACCTCCCCAAACCATCCGCGTCGCAGGCACACGGGGCAGATCGGCATGGCAGTGCGGGACGACTTTCAAGGTCAGGGCGTTGGCTCGGCATTGATGCAAGCCGCGACAGACCTGGCTGATAACTGGCTCAACTTGAGACGACTCGAACTGGAAGTCTATTGTGATAACGAACCTGCGGTAAAACTTTATAAGAAGTTTGGATTCGAAATCGAAGGTACATTGAAAGGCTACGCCTTCCGCGCGGGGGAATATGTGGATGTATACAGTATGGCGAGACTGAAATCCAATTAG
- a CDS encoding response regulator transcription factor → MPDPIKLLLVEDQTLMRQGLKTILDLEPGLHVVAEAGDGESGIRLALELRPDVILMDVQMPILNGVEATAKLCHEWAQAKVIILTTFDRDDYVYQGVRAGAMGYLLKDTPANKLIETIRRVYEGEVFIQPEIASRALREMMRPTTSTIESLSEREREVLVLLAQGASNKDMAEKLFITEGTVKNHVSNILAKLQAENRTQAADIARKQGLV, encoded by the coding sequence ATGCCTGATCCCATCAAACTCCTGCTTGTCGAAGACCAGACTCTGATGCGTCAGGGGCTGAAAACGATTCTCGATCTCGAACCAGGCTTGCACGTAGTCGCTGAAGCGGGAGATGGTGAAAGCGGCATCCGCCTGGCGCTGGAACTCCGCCCTGATGTCATCCTCATGGATGTGCAGATGCCCATCCTCAACGGCGTCGAAGCAACCGCCAAATTGTGCCATGAATGGGCGCAGGCAAAGGTCATCATCCTCACCACTTTTGACCGTGACGATTACGTGTATCAGGGTGTGCGCGCGGGCGCGATGGGATATTTGCTCAAAGATACCCCCGCGAACAAACTGATCGAGACGATTCGACGCGTATACGAAGGCGAAGTTTTCATCCAGCCTGAGATCGCCTCGCGCGCCCTGCGCGAAATGATGCGCCCCACGACCTCGACGATTGAGTCGCTTTCCGAACGTGAAAGGGAAGTGCTGGTTTTATTGGCACAAGGCGCCTCCAATAAAGATATGGCGGAGAAATTGTTCATCACCGAAGGCACGGTCAAGAACCATGTCTCGAACATCCTTGCCAAACTTCAAGCGGAGAACCGCACTCAGGCGGCAGATATTGCAAGGAAGCAGGGATTGGTGTGA
- a CDS encoding sensor histidine kinase has product MTETRPSHLADSELPIPAQYFKLYGRFWDVASILIFSLAAAAVLITNANELTWREWTVAALCIGQGLSYFFCITRGGWPISRRNLALYFIGGICMWGVACWLDPFPWWLGFTYFGQMFGLLPLRAVMPGTAIVTFLIALITSDWNLRQIPLGAVIGFTFQWLGGMTVFLFISGIIRTSGERAKLIAKLESAQKELELAHQRDTELATLQERERLARDLHDSLGHALVALSVQLEAIQRLYKVDPERASAQVDELKTLTRASMDDLRRSLAGLRAPGLGERRLREALQTLSVEVGQRAHLAIACHIHDDANQLSPAHAETIWRVAQEALTNIERHAAAHTVQLQLSITSNAALLSIQDDGRGLPPDAEKQPGHYGLRGMRERVEGLGGTLTLTGNGNGSRVDVKLPIL; this is encoded by the coding sequence ATGACGGAAACTCGCCCATCTCATCTGGCTGATAGCGAACTCCCGATACCTGCCCAATACTTTAAACTCTATGGCAGATTTTGGGATGTGGCATCCATATTGATATTCAGCCTTGCCGCCGCCGCGGTTCTCATTACCAATGCAAATGAACTAACCTGGCGCGAGTGGACGGTTGCAGCCTTGTGTATTGGGCAGGGGCTGTCATATTTTTTCTGTATCACGCGTGGCGGCTGGCCTATTTCACGCCGAAATCTTGCCTTGTATTTCATTGGTGGAATTTGTATGTGGGGGGTGGCGTGTTGGCTCGATCCATTTCCATGGTGGCTGGGTTTCACCTACTTTGGACAAATGTTTGGATTATTGCCGCTTCGGGCCGTCATGCCCGGGACAGCCATTGTCACCTTTCTGATCGCCCTGATCACTTCGGATTGGAACCTCAGGCAGATTCCGCTCGGCGCTGTGATCGGATTTACGTTCCAATGGCTTGGCGGCATGACGGTCTTTCTCTTCATTTCTGGCATCATACGTACCAGCGGAGAGCGCGCCAAACTCATCGCCAAATTGGAGTCCGCTCAAAAGGAATTGGAACTCGCTCATCAACGCGACACCGAACTTGCGACTCTCCAGGAACGCGAGCGGCTCGCCCGAGATCTGCACGATAGTCTTGGTCATGCACTGGTTGCCCTTTCCGTTCAATTGGAGGCGATTCAACGCCTTTATAAAGTAGACCCCGAACGTGCCTCCGCGCAAGTGGACGAACTCAAGACCCTGACGCGCGCGAGCATGGACGATTTGCGCCGTTCCCTCGCGGGGTTGCGCGCGCCCGGTTTGGGCGAACGGCGGTTGAGGGAGGCGCTACAAACCTTAAGCGTGGAAGTGGGTCAACGTGCGCATCTTGCCATTGCCTGTCATATTCACGATGATGCGAATCAACTTTCGCCTGCTCACGCTGAAACGATCTGGCGCGTCGCACAGGAAGCGCTGACCAACATTGAACGTCATGCCGCGGCGCACACCGTTCAACTTCAACTCAGCATCACATCCAACGCCGCGCTTCTTTCCATTCAAGACGACGGGCGCGGTTTGCCGCCTGATGCGGAAAAACAACCCGGTCATTATGGATTGCGCGGCATGCGCGAACGTGTGGAAGGACTTGGCGGCACATTGACGTTGACTGGCAACGGCAACGGCTCACGCGTCGACGTGAAACTGCCCATCCTTTAA
- a CDS encoding ABC transporter permease translates to MKRFLILTKAIFLMHLRNGFVLFWNFAFPILLMLIYGVVMSQYMDYMTPGVIVLNALSFGLVGSSNMMLEMREKSILRRLQASPLPAGQLIGSYLLVNLLIGILQSTLIIIAGVLLYKVPVSGLSLALAYPMILVGLLAFMALGGIISGVAAKAGTATAVGMTIYSSLMFISDMVFPLDMLPNWMRNIVPYLPAYPVVQLVRSALLEATLDPKWLSHLFLLAVYGIGATFIAAKLFRWEPKA, encoded by the coding sequence ATGAAAAGATTTTTGATCCTCACCAAAGCCATATTCCTCATGCACTTGCGAAACGGCTTTGTGTTATTCTGGAACTTTGCCTTCCCAATTCTGTTGATGCTCATCTACGGAGTCGTCATGAGTCAGTACATGGATTATATGACCCCCGGCGTCATCGTGTTGAACGCTTTGAGTTTCGGGCTGGTCGGCAGTTCCAACATGATGCTGGAGATGCGTGAGAAGAGTATCCTGCGCCGGTTGCAAGCCTCGCCTCTGCCTGCCGGACAATTGATCGGCTCGTATCTCCTTGTCAACCTGCTGATCGGCATTTTGCAAAGCACGTTGATCATCATCGCCGGTGTTCTGCTCTATAAAGTCCCTGTCAGTGGGTTGAGTCTCGCGCTGGCGTATCCGATGATCCTGGTTGGACTGCTGGCGTTCATGGCACTGGGCGGCATTATCAGCGGAGTCGCGGCAAAAGCCGGCACAGCGACAGCGGTTGGGATGACCATCTATTCTTCGCTCATGTTTATCAGCGACATGGTCTTTCCCCTGGATATGCTGCCGAACTGGATGCGAAATATAGTGCCATATCTGCCCGCTTATCCTGTCGTTCAACTCGTACGTTCCGCCCTGTTGGAAGCCACACTCGATCCCAAATGGCTGTCGCATCTGTTCCTGCTCGCCGTCTATGGCATCGGCGCAACCTTTATCGCCGCAAAGTTATTCCGCTGGGAACCGAAGGCGTAA
- a CDS encoding ABC transporter ATP-binding protein has protein sequence MSQPIIDVQSLTAVYGSTQALKGVNLKVEKGEIFGLLGPNGAGKTTLLAVVEGLHKPKDGSVHIGGINVQADSAATKRQLGIQLQKTALMDDLTVTELVEVYAALYEVYLTSGQINDLLARLDLVEKRNVPARRLSGGQQQRLALAVAIANDPQIVLLDEPTSALDPHARRAVWDIVRQWHDEGRTVVLTTHAMEEAEALCGRIAIIDRGEIVACDSPSALIANLQLNSMLKATVELPLDQVRSLPSVSNARYTGQHLEMETAKPELTLTALHALAASAGRSVRDVMLRQPNLEDVFLKLTGRALSESN, from the coding sequence ATGTCTCAACCGATTATTGACGTACAAAGTTTGACAGCTGTTTATGGTTCCACTCAGGCGCTGAAAGGCGTGAACTTGAAAGTGGAAAAAGGCGAGATCTTCGGCTTGCTGGGACCCAACGGCGCGGGCAAGACCACCCTGCTCGCCGTTGTGGAAGGCCTGCATAAACCCAAAGATGGCAGCGTTCACATTGGCGGAATTAATGTCCAGGCGGACTCAGCCGCGACGAAACGCCAGTTGGGTATCCAACTACAAAAGACCGCCTTGATGGACGACCTGACCGTCACCGAGCTGGTGGAAGTCTACGCCGCATTGTATGAAGTCTACCTTACCTCTGGGCAGATCAACGATCTTCTGGCTCGCTTAGATCTTGTTGAGAAGCGCAATGTACCAGCCCGTCGCCTCTCCGGTGGACAGCAACAACGCCTGGCACTGGCGGTTGCGATTGCCAACGACCCGCAAATCGTTCTGCTCGATGAACCGACCTCCGCGCTTGACCCGCATGCCCGCCGCGCCGTCTGGGACATCGTCCGCCAGTGGCATGATGAGGGCCGCACCGTTGTCCTCACCACCCACGCAATGGAGGAGGCAGAGGCGTTATGCGGGCGCATCGCCATCATTGACCGCGGCGAGATCGTAGCCTGCGACAGCCCGAGCGCCCTGATCGCCAATCTGCAATTGAATTCGATGCTGAAAGCAACCGTTGAATTGCCATTGGATCAAGTACGGTCGTTGCCCAGCGTGAGCAATGCGCGTTACACCGGTCAGCACCTGGAAATGGAAACTGCCAAGCCCGAACTGACTTTGACAGCCCTCCACGCCTTAGCCGCCTCCGCCGGGCGCTCTGTCCGTGACGTGATGCTGCGCCAGCCCAACCTGGAAGATGTCTTCCTGAAATTGACCGGACGCGCGCTGTCTGAATCCAATTAA